A genome region from Fusarium musae strain F31 chromosome 5, whole genome shotgun sequence includes the following:
- the SDS23 gene encoding cell separation during budding (EggNog:ENOG41), whose translation MDPSPSSTSRELKDTRATSSTSLNSAASGSSSTHKPPTLSQRSPSVSISAGSGPSSISAHRASFAEGLRNAPSSPRSQRHPSFTQAALQELLNHPPAGNKHANPRFAGRDWRDVAIGELVSPDDIKWVEFDSSVEEATKLLLKSPTNVVLVREDPSTHIAVSTFDYTDLNAYLLVVVGLAKPEEDQVELFNSILAKAQEGGQIPLRDVFPLFRKETLITLPGDEKLAQAIQILGSGIHRLLVTTTSGEVVGIASQLRIVEFFWNEGVNFPSIDRLYPALLRDLGVGAKEIVSVNSDSPLSEALTLMNNEGLTSVAVVDNGMNVVGNISTKDVRHLTKSSNAHLLNSSCMNFISVILNERGVEHGRDVFPVFYVNPYSTLAHTVAKLVATRSHRMWVVESASPSPSAPATPLMGPQSFTTAGPPPPAAPVSAPAPPSPVPTAAVPASPVPTAAVPASAMAGARLSGRLTGVISLTDVLNMFAKSTGLHPSDPNEQRARRRRSSSSSVRPSLDSSRASIDFRR comes from the exons ATGGACCCCTCACCGAGCTCAACCTCCCGCGAGCTCAAGGATACTCGCGCGACCAGCTCGACCAGCCTCAACAGTGCTGCTTCGGGCTCTTCGTCCACTCATAAACCGCCTACTCTTTCTCAGCGATCTCCTTCTGTATCTATATCCGCTGGCTCTGGCCCAAGCTCCATATCCGCACACCGCGCAAGCTTCGCTGAGGGCTTGCGCAATGCGCCCTCATCACCACGCTCTCAACGGCACCCTTCTTTTACACAGGCCGCTCTCCAGGAGTTGCTGAACCATCCTCCGGCAGGAAACAAGCATGCTAACCCCAGATTTGCCGGCCGCGATTGGCGTGATGTAGCTATCGGAGAGCTTGTATCTCCCGATGATATTAAGTGGGTTGAGTTCGATAGCAGCGTTGAAGAAGCTACAAAG ctcctcctcaagaGCCCTACCAACGTTGTTCTGGTCCGTGAGGATCCCTCCACCCATATCGCGGTCTCCACGTTCGATTATACCGATCTGAACGCATACCTACTTGTTGTCGTTGGTCTCGCCAAACCCGAAGAAGATCAGGTTGAGCTATTCAATTCGATTCTGGCCAAGGCCCAGGAAGGTGGCCAGATTCCTTTACGAGACGTCTTCCCTCTTTTCCGCAAGGAAACACTCATCACGTTGCCTGGTGACGAAAAGCTCGCACAGGCTATTCAAATCCTCGGCAGTGGCATCCACCGTCTGTTGGTGACAACTACTAGTGGCGAGGTGGTTGGCATCGCAAGTCAACTTCGAATTGTCGAGTTTTTCTGGAACGAGGGTGTCAACTTTCCTTCAATCGATCGGCTTTACCCTGCTTTGCTACGTGATCTGGGTGTTGGGGCCAAGGAGATTGTTTCTGTCAA CTCCGATTCACCCTTATCTGAAGCACTCACGCTTATGAACAATGAAGGACTTACCAGCGTTGCAGTTGTTGATAACGGTATGAATGTGGTGGGCAACATCTCCACCAAAGACGTCCGCCACTTAACCAAGAGTTCCAACGCCCATTTACTCAATTCGTCATGCATGAACTTTATTTCTGTGATTCTCAACGAGCGAGGAGTTGAACACGGACGTGACGTCTTTCCCGTATTCTACGTGAACCCATACTCGACTCTGGCCCATACCGTTGCCAAGCTCGTTGCTACTCGATCGCATCGAATGTGGGTGGTTGAATCGGCGTCGCCCTCCCCTTCAGCTCCTGCAACACCTTTGATGGGGCCCCAATCTTTCACGACCGCCGGCCCTCCACCTCCTGCTGCACCTGTATCGGCGCCTGCACCCCCATCGCCTGTCCCGACTGCAGCAGTACCTGCTTCTCCAGTCCCTACAGCTGCTGTGCCCGCATCGGCCATGGCCGGGGCTCGTCTTTCCGGGAGGCTTACCGGTGTTATCTCGTTGACTGATGTACTGAATATGTTTGCGAAGTCGACTGGTTTGCACCCCTCCGATCCCAACGAACAGCGAGcgagacgaagacgaagctcAAGCAGCTCAGTGCGACCTAGCCTGGACTCGTCTCGAGCTAGTATCGATTTCCGAAGGTGA
- a CDS encoding hypothetical protein (EggNog:ENOG41) codes for MSLLPPDIHAELSQLLQALQSPDNSIRSQAEEHLQNNWTATRPEVLLMGLAEQIQAAGDNATRSFSAVIFRRIASKTRKNESGETTDLFISLTKDQAAVIRQKILETLAAESERLVRNKISDAVAELARQYTENGDIWPELLGALFQLSQAPEPEKRENAFRVFATTPAIIEKQHEEAVLQAFQKGFKDDAVMVRLAAMEAFASFFRTISKKGQAKYYALIPDVLNILPPIKDSQDSDDLSKALLALIDLAESAPKMFKPLFQNLVQFSISVIQDKELENICRQNALELMATFADYAPSVCRKDPSYTNDMITQCLSLMTDLGEDDDDASEWMASDDFDQDESDQNHVAGEQTMDRLANKLGGQTILAPTFNWLPRMMTSMAWRDRHAALMAISAISEGCRDLMIGELSQVLDLVVPALRDPHPRVRWAGCNALGQMSTDFAPKMQTDYYDRVLKAIIPVLDSPEGRVKSHAAAALVNFCEEAEKATLEPYLDELLSHLFQLLQNEKRYVQEQALSTIATIADAAEAAFSKYYDTLMPLLVNVLQNQSEKEYRLLRAKAMECATLIALAVGKERLGQDAMTLVNLLANIQANITDADDPQAQYLMHCWGRMCRVLGSDFLPFLHNVMPPLLELAVAKADIQLLDDDDQVEQMQNEEGWELVPLKGKMIGIKTSTMDDKHMAIELLVVYAQVLEASFAPYVAEIMEKIALPGLAFFFHDPVRYISAKLVPQLLSSYKKAYGPQSNELRGLWSATVDKLLEVLTAEPAIDTLAEMYQCFYESVEVIGKDCLSADHLSRFIDSVHSAIEDYKDRVAQRLEDKEGATAEDVEDEAEDTLMAIEDDQTLLSDMNKAFHAIFKNHGAAFLPAWERLMPTYEGFLTSNDPTQRQWGLCIMDDVLEYCGPESTRYANYITQPLIDGCRDASPAIRQAAAYGIGVAAHRGGAPWAPFLGGSVPFLFQVTQVPDARNEDNVYATENACAAIAKILHYNASTVGDVQTVITQWVETLPVTNDEEAAPYAYAYLAELIDQRHPAVANQAGKIFVFIAQALEAETLVGQTANRVALATKGFLTSTGVDPTPLLQQFSPEAQRTIMGFFN; via the exons ATGTCTCTGCTCCCACCCGACATCCACGCAGAGCTTTCACAGCTCCTGCAAGCTCTGCAGTCCCCCGACAACAGTATAAGATCACAAGCCGAGGAGCACCTGCAGAACAACTGGACTGCCACCCGACCTGAGGTCCTGTTGATGGGACTGGCGGAACAGATTCAAGCTGCTGGCGACAATGCGACACGATCCTTTTCCGCTGTAATCTTCCGCCGAATTGCTTCAAAAACCCGCAAGAATGAGTCCGGAGAGACCACAGATCTGTTCATCTCTTTGACCAAGGACCAAGCCGCTGTCATTCGACAAAAGATTCTCGAGACCCTTGCCGCCGAGTCTGAGCGCCTCGTTCGCAACAAAATTAGTGATGCTGTTGCCGAGCTTGCCAGACAATACACCGAGAATG GCGATATTTGGCCCGAACTGCTTGGCGCTCTTTTCCAACTTAGCCAAGCTCCCGAACCAGAGAAGCGAGAGAATGCGTTCCGTGTCTTCGCGACCACTCCCGCCATCATCGAGAAGCAGCATGAGGAGGCTGTTCTTCAAGCTTTCCAGAAGGGCTTCAAAGACGACGCCGTCATG GTCCGTCTTGCGGCTATGGAGGCTTTTGCTTCATTCTTCAGGACTATTAGCAAGAAGGGACAGGCTAAGTACTACGCCCTTATTCCCGATGTCCTCAACATTCTTCCCCCGATCAAGGATTCTCAGGATTCCGACGACCTCAGCAAGGCGCTCCTTGCTCTCATCGACCTCGCCGAGTCTGCTCCCAAAATGTTCAAGCCTCTCTTCCAGAACCTTGTCCAATTTAGCATTTCAGTGATCCAAGACAAGGAGCTCGAAAACATCTGCCGTCAAAACGCTCTCGAGCTCATGGCCACATTTGCCGATTACGCCCCCTCCGTGTGCCGAAAGGATCCATCCTACACGAACGACATGATCACTCAGTGCTTGAGTCTCATGACGGATCTaggcgaggatgacgatgatgcttcCGAGTGGATGGCATCTGACGAC TTTGATCAGGACGAGAGTGACCAGAATCACGTTGCTGGCGAGCAAACCATGGACCGACTTGCGAACAAGCTGGGAGGACAGACCATTCTAGCCCCTACTTTTAACTGGCTTCCTCGTATGATGACTTCCATGGCTTGGAGGGATCGACATGCTGCCCTGATGGCCATCTCTGCCATCTCCGAGGGCTGCCGTGATCTGATGATTGGGGAGCTTAGCCAAGTACTAGATCTAGTGGTCCCCGCTCTCCgagatcctcatcctcgagtTCGATGGGCTGGCTGCAATGCTCTTGGTCAGATGAGCACTGATTTTGCCCCTAAGATGCAGACCGACTACTACGACCGAGTTCTCAAGGCAATCATTCCTGTCCTCGACTCGCCCGAGGGCCGTGTCAAGTCTCACGCAGCAGCTGCTCTTGTCAACTTCTGtgaggaggccgagaaggCCACTCTAGAGCCATATCTGGACGAGCTCCTCTCACATCTTTTCCAGCTCCTTCAAAATGAAAAGCGCTATGTCCAAGAGCAAGCTCTGTCAACAATAGCCACCATCGCCGACGCCGCTGAAGCTGCCTTCTCGAAATACTACGATACCCTCATGCCTCTTCTTGTTAATGTTCTCCAGAACCAGAGTGAGAAGGAGTACCGACTTCTGCGTGCTAAGGCTATGGAGTGCGCCACATTGATCGCTCTGGCCGTTGGAAAAGAGCGTCTTGGTCAGGATGCTATGACTCTTGTCAACCTTCTGGCCAACATTCAGGCAAACATTACTGATGCAGACGACCCTCAAGCTCAATACCTCATGCACTGCTGGGGCCGCATGTGTCGTGTTCTCGGTTCCGACttccttccatttcttcacAACGTCATGCCTCCTCTGCTGGAGCTTGCTGTTGCCAAGGCTGATATCCAACTActggacgatgatgaccaGGTTGAGCAGATGCAGAATGAGGAGGGATGGGAACTTGTTCCCCTAAAGGGGAAGATGATTGGTATCAAGACAAGTACCATGGATGACAAGCACATGGCTATTGAGCTCCTGGTCGTCTACGCCCAAGTCCTTGAGGCTTCCTTTGCTCCCTATGTAGCGGAGATCATGGAGAAGATTGCTTTGCCTGGCCTTGCATTCTTCTTCCACGATCCTGTTCGATATATCTCTGCCAAGCTTGTCCCTCAGCTGTTGAGCTCCTACAAGAAAGCCTATGGCCCGCAATCCAACGAGCTCCGTGGTCTGTGGAGTGCTACTGTTGACAAGCTCCTCGAGGTCTTGACTGCTGAGCCTGCCATCGACACACTTGCTGAGATGTACCAATGCTTCTATGAATCTGTTGAGGTCATTGGAAAGGACTGTCTTTCTGCAGATCATCTCAGCCGATTCATCGACTCGGTACATTCTGCTATTGAGGACTACAAGGACCGTGTCGCCCAGCGTCTGGAGGATAAGGAGGGGGCCACTGCCGAGGATGTGGAAGATGAGGCCGAGGATACTTTGATGGCTATCGAGGATGACCAGACCCTGCTTTCGGATATGAACAAGGCTTTCCATGCTATTTTCAAGAACCACGGTGCCGCGTTCTTGCCTGCCTGGGAGCGATTGATGCCCACATACGAGGGCTTCCTTACCTCAAACGATCCCACCCAACGCCAGTGGGGACTCTGCATAATGGATGACGTCCTTGAGTACTGCGGTCCTGAGAGCACACGATATGCCAACTACATCACCCAACCGCTCATCGATGGTTGCCGTGATGCTTCGCCGGCTATTCGCCAGGCGGCAGCTTACGGCATCGGAGTTGCGGCGCACCGAGGTGGAGCACCGTGGGCGCCGTTCTTGGGAGGCTCAGTCCCCTTCTTGTTCCAGGTCACTCAGGTTCCTGACGCCCGTAATGAGGACAATGTCTATGCAACTGAGAATGCATGCGCAGCTATCGCCAAGATTCTCCACTACAATGCAAGCACAGTTGGAGATGTGCAAACCGTGATTACACAATGGGTGGAGACTCTACCCGTGAccaacgatgaagaagcgGCACCTTATGCTTATGCATACCTTGCGGAGTTGATTGACCA ACGACACCCAGCTGTAGCGAACCAAGCGGGCAAAATCTTCGTGTTTATCGCTCAGGCTCTCGAGGCAGAGACCCTTGTGGGACAGACTGCCAACCGGGTAGCACTAGCAACTAAGGGATTTCTGACATCGACCGGCGTTGACCCTACACCCCTTCTGCAGCAGTTTTCTCCTGAGGCACAGCGAACTATCATGGGATTCTTCAACTAG
- a CDS encoding hypothetical protein (EggNog:ENOG41), with the protein MDGYYSPHQQQQQQQPSQQFQQPRMQQNQQNHMQHNMNDPTFYQGGDSLDDIVRDNQDKLYRRQSMPQAFANPMGQFQMNQQQQQQQGQRRMSSVGNGDMMTFGTDNADLNSYQFNQPPMGGGFPTINTSIGMDQMGNYMTSDPNDYSTISPDMMSSMMPSTFASMSVGAQMAGNASPMNLYSPSMSQFPQGQLTPQVQVGNDFSMDLSPDAGSMNMSQTNPPTTTPIPAPANNAMDTIEDSGESMMNHQAFNNMNAVDNNQNLPALSRQVSTASGSVVSPPQQHSHGAMSSSTVTHPTSTSVATTPSTGDAPRDSKEKTIYSKSGFDMLKALWLVATRKNPRIQLGAVDMSCAFVVCDVSMNDCPIIYVSDNFQNLTGYSRHEIVGQNCRFLQAPDGKVEAGSKREFVDDGAVYNLKKMVHEGREVQQSLINYRKGGKPFLNLLTMIPIPWDTDEIRYFIGFQIDLVECPDAIASNQDLGGVKVNYKHSDIGQYIWTPPQSSHWEPDNGQTLGVDDVSTLLQQFSPKGLTSDWHKQSWDKMLLENTDDVVHVLSLKGLFLYLSPSCKKVLEYEAADLVGNSLSTVCHPSDIVPVTRELKDTTTGNPVNIVFRIRRKHSGYTWFESHGSLFVEQGKGRKCIILVGRKRPVFALSRRNLEANGGIGDSELWTKLSTSGLFLYVSSNIRSLLDLQPDSLVGTSIQDLMRKESRPEFGRTLEKARRGKIVTCKHEVQNRRGQVLQAQTTLYPGDASEGQKPSFLLAQTKLLKASSRNLAPASTGSRSLAATPRSSNGTENHATGHISQPAGGALAPGSQDAALASEDNIFDELRTTKCSSWQFELRQMEKVNRILAEELGGLLSSKKKRKRRKGVGNVVRDCANCHTRNTPEWRRGPSGQRDLCNSCGLRWAKQTGRVSPRNSSRGANTANGDARSKKSNSPSSPLHKELSADNSKVQTPNGENGINPAQLTKQKIENGTSAPSGAPSATGVKSSAGMPPLSHSSMLAVGQASSMASIREERETSQP; encoded by the exons ATGGATGGCTACTACTCTCcccatcagcagcagcaacagcagcaaccatCTCAGCAGTTCCAACAACCTCGAATGCAGCAGAACCAGCAGAACCACATGCAGCACAATATGAACGACCCGACCTTCTACCAGGGAGGAGATTCCCTCGATGATATTGTGCGCGATAACCAAGACAAGCTATACCGCCGACAGAGCATGCCCCAAGCCTTCGCTAACCCTATGGGTCAGTTCCAGATgaatcagcagcagcagcagcagcaagggcAAAGGCGGATGTCTTCAGTCGGCAACGGTGACATGATGACCTTTGGAACCGATAACGCCGACCTCAACTCGTACCAATTTAACCAACCGCCCATGGGAGGGGGGTTTCCCACCATTAATACCTCCATCGGCATGGACCAAATGGGCAATTATATGACATCCGACCCAAATGACTATTCGACCATATCCCCTGATATGATGAGTTCTATGATGCCCTCTACCTTTGCAAGCATGAGCGTTGGAGCACAAATGGCCGGCAACGCTTCACCGATGAACCTTTACTCACCGTCCATGTCCCAGTTCCCACAAGGCCAACTGACCCCTCAGGTTCAGGTTGGTAACGACTTCTCCATGGATCTTTCTCCAGATGCAGGCTCCATGAATATGAGCCAAACCAACCCCCCCACGACGACCCCGATCCCTGCTCCCGCCAACAACGCCATGGATACCATAGAGGACTCGGGCGAAAGTATGATGAACCATCAGGCTTTTAACAACATGAATGCTGTAGATAACAATCAAAACTTGCCTGCACTTTCTCgccaagtctcaactgcctCCGGCTCTGTTGTTTCACCTCCACAGCAACACTCACACGGAGCCATGTCCTCTTCAACCGTTACTCATCCGACTAGCACTTCAGTTGCAACGACCCCATCAACCGGCGATGCCCCGAGGGACTCGAAGGAAAAGACGATATACTCAAAGAGTGGATTTGATATGCTTAAAGCTCTGTGGTTAGTCGCTACTCGTAAGAACCCGCGCATACAACTTGGCGCTGTGGATATGTCCTGCGCCTTTGTCGTCTGCGATGTCTCCATGAACGATTGCCCTATTATATACGTTTCCGACAACTTCCAAAACCTTACCGGCTATAGTCGTCATGAGATTGTCGGCCAGAACTGCCGCTTTCTGCAGGCCCCAGATGGCAAAGTCGAAGCGGGCTCCAAGCGAGAGttcgttgatgatggagctgTCTACAatttgaagaagatggttcaCGAAGGCAGGGAAGTTCAACAGAGTCTTATCAACTATCGAAAGGGCGGAAAGCCTTTCCTCAACCTTCTGACTATGATCCCCATACCGTGGGACACTGATGAGATCAGATATTTTATTGGCTTCCAGATCGATCTCGTCGAGTGCCCGGACGCGATCGCATCAAACCAAGACCTTGGTGGTGTAAAGGTGAACTACAAACACAGCGACATTGGTCAATATATCTGGACACCACCGCAATCCAGTCACTGGGAGCCCGATAATGGCCAGACGTTaggcgttgatgatgtctcCACCCTGTTGCAGCAATTCAGCCCCAAGGGCCTCACCTCTGATTGGCATAAGCAATCATGGGATAAGATGCTCCTCGAGAATACCGACGATGTGGTTCACGTTCTGTCGCTCAAAGGTCTCTTCCTATATCTCTCTCCGTCTTGCAAGAAGGTCCTAGAATATGAGGCTGCGGATTTGGTTGGCAACTCACTCTCAACAGTATGCCATCCATCTGATATCGTTCCTGTTACACGCGAGCTGAAGGACACAACAACCGGAAACCCTGTCAACATCGTGTTCCGAATACGCAGAAAGCACAGTGGTTACACTTGGTTCGAAAGCCATGGTTCACTGTTTGTCGAACAAGGAAAAGGTCGAAAGTGCATCATTTTGGTAGGCCGCAAGCGACCGGTGTTTGCTCTAAGTCGCCGCAATCTTGAAGCGAATGGTGGTATTGGGGACAGCGAACTCTGGACGAAGCTCTCGACATCGGGCCTGTTCTTATACGTCTCTTCGAATATCCGATCTCTCCTCGACCTCCAGCCTGATAGCCTGGTGGGAACCAGTATACAGGATCTTATGCGAAAAGAATCGCGTCCCGAGTTTGGGCGAACACTGGAAAAAGCCAGGCGAGGAAAAATTGTCACATGCAAACACGAGGTCCAGAACCGTAGGGGCCAAGTGTTGCAAGCCCAGACGACTCTGTACCCCGGCGACGCTTCTGAGGGCCAAAAGCCATCGTTCTTGCTTGCCCAGAcaaagcttctcaaggcatCATCACGTAACCTGGCTCCCGCCAGCACCGGTTCCAGGTCTCTCGCCGCAACCCCGAGATCCAGTAACGGTACCGAAAACCACGCCACGGGCCATATTTCACAGCCTGCTGGTGGTGCGTTGGCCCCCGGTAGCCAAGACGCTGCTTTGGCCTCGGAGGACAACATTTTTGATGAATTGAGAACAACGAAATGCTCTAGCTGGCAATTCGAGTTGCGGCAGATGGAAAAGGTCAATCGTATTCTTGCTGAGGAACTTGGCGGTCTGCTTTCCAGCAAGAAAAAACGTAAGCGAAGAAAGGGCGTTGGCAATGTGGTGCGAGACTGCGCCAACTGCCACACAAGAAACACGCCCGAATGGCGAAGAGGACCCAGTGGTCAAAGGGATCTTTGTAACAGCTGTGGTCTTCGGTGGGCCAAACAA ACTGGTCGGGTCTCTCCACGCAACTCTTCACGCGGGGCTAATACAGCAAATGGTGATGCTCGAAGCAAAAAGTCCAACTCTCCCTCGTCACCACTGCATAAAGAATTGTCAGCAGACAACTCCAAAGTGCAAACACCCAACGGTGAAAACGGCATAAATCCAGCCCAACTCACGAAGCAAAAGATAGAAAATGGAACATCAGCACCCAGCGGTGCCCCTTCAGCGACAGGGGTCAAATCATCGGCCGGAATGCCACCGCTAAGCCATTCATCCATGTTGGCCGTCGGCCAGGCCTCGTCGATGGCTTCGATCCGAGAAGAACGCGAGACGAGTCAGCCTTGA